The DNA window AGGATTCGAACCTCCGACCCTCTGATTAAAAGTCAGATGCTCTACCGACTGAGCTAATGGCTCGTGGCTGGGCTAGCTGGATTCGAACCAGCGCATGACGGAGTCAAAGTCCGTTGCCTTACCGCTTGGCTATAGCCCAAAATGGTGGAGGGGGACGGATTCGAACCGCCGAACCCTGAGGGAGCGGATTTACAGTCCGCCGCGTTTAGCCACTTCGCTACCCCTCCATGTAAGACCGTAACCTCTATCTACAATAGAAGCGCGCACGCTATGTAAAAAAGCTTCTCAAGAAAAGAATGACCCGTACGGGATTCGAACCCGTGTTACCGCCGTGAAAGGGCGGTGTCTTAACCACTTGACCAACGGGCCTTTTTACAAAAGCAGACTTTATTATATATACCATTCGACAAAAAAACAAGCCTTTTTTAATATTTGTTAAGTAGAAGTTTTTATACATACTGATTTTAAGGCAATCAACAATAAAATTTGTATAATTCTTTATGTTTTCTTTCAAAAAAACAAGGTGTTCATTCATCATGAAGAGATAAAAAATTCGTTTAATAGCTCCAATATACAAAATTCATAGAAAATATAAAATATTATATGATTAAGACGATATTACTAGAGAGGTGATGCAATATGAAGTTTAGATGAGGAATACAATGTCTAAAGTCCACACGCGAGCAGAAATTGCATTCCGAAATGGCTAAATATAAAGGAGGGTAGACGTTATCGAAAAACACGTTTTAAAGTCGTCAAAAAAAGAGACATCTTGGCATTGATCAACAAGATCTTCACACTTTAAAATGACCTATATTTTAATGACCTGAAGACTTCATGAAAAAAATCGCTGACATGCAACTGAAAAATGGTTATTTTAAAGTCTCTATTTAGATGGAATCCGTTTTTCGAAACGTAATGACATTGAAGAGCATACTATACGTTTGTCATGGAACACAGTCTGACGCAGGTCAACGTGAAGCTAAAGCATATGTTCATAAGCTTCAAGGCCAAGTGGAAGCAACCATTCAGTCGACGGCTTTTTTAGAATTTACACCCCCTACAATTCCTGAAGCATTAGATATGATGATTCGTAAAGAGATTAGAGATATTTTAATTATGCCAATCCTATTGTTTTCTACAGAACATCACCAACAAGCCATTCCAGAAGCTGCTGACCGTATCCTACTCCAAAAGCCACATGTGCGCACAGCATACGGTCAAGCAATTCAAGTGCATCAGAAAATACCTACACTTATCGAACAACAAGTAAAGCAATCAGGAAAAACCCCTGGCCCCGATGACACGATCCTCGTCGTTGATATGGGGAGCCAAGACCAACAAGCTAAAGAAGATTTCGAAGAGCTTGTTGAGGCTTTTCGCTATCGTTCAGGCCACCAGCATGTCATTGCTTGTTATCTCACTAAACAGGAGCCATCATTTAGTGAAACATTCCAAAGTGCACTGTCTCCTCACTCCACCGT is part of the Litoribacterium kuwaitense genome and encodes:
- a CDS encoding sirohydrochlorin chelatase, which translates into the protein MKSILYVCHGTQSDAGQREAKAYVHKLQGQVEATIQSTAFLEFTPPTIPEALDMMIRKEIRDILIMPILLFSTEHHQQAIPEAADRILLQKPHVRTAYGQAIQVHQKIPTLIEQQVKQSGKTPGPDDTILVVDMGSQDQQAKEDFEELVEAFRYRSGHQHVIACYLTKQEPSFSETFQSALSPHSTVFVVPYLLFTGFPLEHLQKKVREAKQQKTSAILCPHLSTLPELRDIWIERINEALALEEYQF